A genome region from Erythrolamprus reginae isolate rEryReg1 chromosome 4, rEryReg1.hap1, whole genome shotgun sequence includes the following:
- the TMCO3 gene encoding transmembrane and coiled-coil domain-containing protein 3 yields MQKTYDRKFGIFSKWHSTACNKNWTMSITGFISLWVLALLLCCQLITHAEHEDIVQHAIKLHRGRGVAITQKKQWLIENCRKLSGLLHQKNVVLNKLKSAIRAVEKDSGLSLEERTFQVHTFEIFQKELNESENSVFQAIYGLQRALQGDYKDVVNMKESSRQRLEALREAAIKEETEYVELLAAEKHQAEALKNMQHQNKSLSILDEILEDVRKAADRLEEEIGEHAFDDNKSVRGVNFEAVLRVEEDEADSKRNISKREVEDDLGLSMLIDSQNNQYILTKPRDSTIPRADHHFIKDIVTIGVLSLPCGWLCTTIGLPTMFGYIICGVLLGPSGLNSIKSIVQVETLGEFGVFFTLFLVGLEFSPERLRKVWKISLQGPCYMTLLMITFGLLWGHLLQIRATQSVFIATCLSLSSTPLVSRFLAGSARGDKEGEIDYSSVLLAMLVMQDVQLGLFIAVMPTFIQAGFGTHSSIIKEILRILMLIGQILFSLAAVLLICLVLKTYLIGPYYRKLHIESKGNKEILVLGISAFMFLMLMLTELLDVSMELGCFLAGALISSQGHMVTEEVISCIEPIRDFLAIIFFASIGLHVFPTFVIYELTVLLFLTLSVVIMKFFLAVLVLSMILPKSSQYIKWIVSAGLAQVSEFSFVLGSRARRAGIISREVYLLILSVTTLSQLLAPALWRAAIMKCVPRSERRLYS; encoded by the exons ATGCAAAAGACTTATGACAGAAAGTTTGGCATATTTTCTAAGTGGCATTCCACAGCCTGTAATAAAAACTGGACAATGAGTATAACTGGATTTATTTCACTGTGGGTACTGGCCTTACTGCTTTGTTGCCAACTAATAACCCATGCAGAACATGAGGACATAGTGCAACATGCAATAAAGCTGCATCGTGGAAGAGGAGTTGCTATTACTCAGAAGAAACAGTGGCTTATAGAAAACTGCAGAAAATTATCTGGACTTTTACATCAAAAGAACGTGGTTCTTAACAAACTGAAAAGTGCAATAAGAGCAGTGGAAAAGGATTCAGGATTGTCATTGGAAGAGAGGACTTTTCAGGTTCATACATTTGAAATTTTTCAAAAAGAACTAAATGAAAGCGAAAATTCAGTCTTTCAAGCAATCTATGGGCTCCAAAGGGCTCTGCAAGGTGACTATAAAGATGTTGTAAACATGAAGGAAAGTAGTCGCCAGCGGCTGGAAGCTTTGAGAGAGGCCGCAATAAAG GAGGAAACAGAATATGTTGAACTTTTAGCAGCAGAGAAGCATCAAGCTGAAGCCCTGAAAAACATGCAGCATCAAAATAAAAGTCTGTCTATTCTTGATGAAATTCTTGAAGATGTAAGAAAAGCAGCTGATAGACTAGAAGAGGAAATAGGAGAACACGCCTTTGATGACAACAAGTCA GTAAGAGGAGTTAATTTTGAAGCTGTTTTAAGAGTGGAAGAGGATGAAGCGGATAGcaaaagaaatatttcaaaaagGGAAGTGGAAGATGATTTGGGCTTAAGTATGCTTATTGATTCACAAAACAATCAGTATATTCTTACAAAGCCCAGAGACTCAACCATTCCACGTGCTGACCATCATTTTATAAAG GATATTGTGACAATAGGAGTGCTGTCTTTGCCTTGTGGTTGGCTATGCACAACAATAGGATTGCCAACAATGTTTGGCTACATTATCTGTGGAGTACTTTTGGGACCATCCGGTTTAAACAGTATAAAG TCAATTGTGCAGGTAGAGACATTGGGAGAATTCGGTGTATTTTTCACATTGTTCCTGGTTGGTCTGGAATTTTCTCCTGAAAGGCTAAGAAAG GTATGGAAAATATCTTTGCAAGGACCTTGCTACATGACGCTCCTGATGATTACATTTGGCTTACTCTGGGGGCATTTGCTACAAATCAGAGCAACTCAGagtgttttcattgctacttgtttATCATTATCAAGCACACCATTGGTATCTAGATTCCTTGCAGGGAGTGCTCGCGGAGATAAAGAAG GTGAAATTGATTATAGCAGTGTTCTCCTTGCAATGTTGGTGATGCAGGATGTACAGCTTGGTTTATTCATAGCTGTCATGCCAACTTTTATTCAAGCTGGATTTGGCACACATTCCAG CATCATCAAGGAAATACTAAGAATATTGATGCTGATTGGACAAATCCTCTTCTCCCTGGCTGCTGTCCTGCTTATATGTCTTGTTTTAAAGACTTATCTGATAGGACCCTACTACCGCAAGTTGCATATAGAAagcaaaggaaacaaagaaattCTAGTTTTAGGGATATCTGCTTTCATGTTTCTTATGTTAATG CTCACAGAGCTATTGGATGTTTCAATGGAATTGGGATGTTTCCTGGCAGGAGCACTTATTTCTTCTCAGGGTCACATGGTTACTGAGGAGGTTATATCCTGTATTGAACCAATACGTGACTTTCTTGCTATCATATTCTTTGCATCTATAG gtCTTCATGTATTTCCCACTTTTGTAATATATGAACTCACAGTCCTGCTGTTTCTTACACTTTCAGTGGTGATAATGAAG TTTTTCCTAGCAGTACTTGTCCTTTCTATGATTCTTCCAAAGAGCAGCCAATATATCAAATGGATCGTATCAGCCGGCTTGGCTCAAGTCAGTGAGTTTTCTTTTGTTCTGGGAAGTAGAGCACGCAGAGCGGGTATAATTTCTCGAGAG GTCTACCTCCTTATACTGAGTGTGACTACTCTAAGTCAGTTGCTTGCGCCAGCACTGTGGAGAGCTGCAATTATGAAATGCGTACCAAGATCTGAAAGACGATTATATTCCTGA